From Solibacillus isronensis, a single genomic window includes:
- the tsaD gene encoding tRNA (adenosine(37)-N6)-threonylcarbamoyltransferase complex transferase subunit TsaD codes for MDNYILAIETSCDETAAAIIKNGTEIISNVVSSQIDSHKRFGGVVPEIASRHHVEQMTIVLEEALKQANMEPKELTAVAVTEGPGLVGALLIGINAAKAFAFVHGLPLIGTHHIAGHIYANNLVQPMEFPLLALVVSGGHTELVLMREHGSFEVIGETRDDAAGEAYDKVARVLNMPYPGGPHIDRLAHEATEAVPFPRVWLEEDSYDFSFSGLKSAVINYKHNLDQRGEEIIPENVAKGFQDSVVEVLTGKTVRAAREFQVKQVIAAGGVSANKGLRTALEFAFKEEGIPFYVPPLKLCTDNAAMIGAAAYEMYEAGVRGNLAMNGRPGMELLSWK; via the coding sequence ATGGATAACTATATATTAGCAATTGAAACTAGCTGTGATGAAACAGCAGCAGCCATTATTAAAAATGGCACAGAGATTATTTCGAATGTTGTATCATCGCAAATTGACAGCCATAAGCGTTTCGGCGGGGTTGTCCCGGAAATCGCATCACGTCACCATGTTGAACAAATGACAATTGTTTTAGAAGAAGCATTAAAGCAGGCAAATATGGAACCGAAAGAATTAACAGCTGTTGCCGTAACTGAAGGACCAGGACTAGTGGGTGCTTTGTTAATCGGTATTAATGCGGCTAAGGCTTTCGCTTTTGTACACGGTTTACCATTAATCGGGACACATCATATTGCCGGGCATATTTATGCAAATAATCTAGTACAGCCAATGGAATTTCCGCTGTTGGCACTCGTTGTTTCAGGTGGACATACAGAGCTTGTCCTAATGCGTGAACATGGTTCATTTGAAGTTATCGGTGAAACACGTGATGATGCTGCAGGTGAAGCATATGACAAAGTAGCGCGCGTATTGAATATGCCATATCCGGGTGGTCCTCATATTGACCGACTTGCACATGAAGCGACAGAAGCCGTTCCTTTCCCGCGTGTATGGTTGGAGGAAGATTCATACGACTTTAGCTTCAGCGGCTTGAAATCTGCAGTGATTAATTATAAACATAATTTGGATCAGCGCGGTGAAGAGATTATTCCCGAAAATGTTGCAAAAGGCTTCCAAGACAGTGTAGTAGAAGTATTGACAGGTAAGACAGTACGAGCAGCTCGTGAATTTCAGGTAAAACAAGTAATTGCAGCTGGCGGTGTATCAGCCAATAAAGGACTACGTACAGCGTTGGAATTTGCGTTTAAAGAAGAAGGTATTCCATTTTATGTACCGCCTTTAAAATTATGTACAGATAATGCTGCAATGATTGGTGCAGCTGCATATGAAATGTATGAAGCAGGGGTTCGTGGTAATTTAGCTATGAATGGGCGACCTGGGATGGAGCTCTTGAGCTGGAAATAG
- a CDS encoding ABC-F family ATP-binding cassette domain-containing protein — translation MIVLQVNQLYKSFITDEILSGVKLEVQHRDRVALVGRNGAGKSTLLKIIAGQMSYDSGEIIIPKDIQVGYLEQHAGIDSELSIWDEMMTIFVNLQNQEKTLRQLEQQMADPAIYEDSEQYARIMAEYDQLQHDFKDAGGYQYEADTRSVLHGMQFFPEDYQKPIRSLSGGQRTRLALAKLLLSKPDLLILDEPTNHLDIETLSWLEGYLKGYDGAILIVSHDRYFLDQVVSIVYEVSRTKVSKYVGNYSAYLDEKAKNYERDLKMFERQMDEKAKLETFIQKNLARASTTKMAQSRRKVLEKTSWMESPDGDEKSANFGFTIERQSGNDVLSVDNLTIGFTDKAISKNIGMRVFREDRIALVGPNGVGKSTLLKTIVQDIEALAGDIRYGTNVQIGYYDQEQAKLHSNKSVLSELWDEWPLLNEKDIRNILGRFLFSGDDVSKTVNSLSGGEKARLALAKLMMQKSNFLVLDEPTNHLDLDSKEILENALIDYPGTLLFVSHDRYFINRIATKVVELSGTGSFEYLGDYDYYVEKKEELEELAAMKAAAIEKNSAESTVQTKTTSMIDKDAKKRERQIRRAIEDIEKQMGALDEKIAIFEEQLCDPDIYSDHEKTLTIQSELNDVKEQHEVFEMEWLELNEELEQL, via the coding sequence ATGATTGTCTTACAAGTAAATCAATTATATAAATCCTTTATTACAGATGAAATATTAAGCGGTGTAAAACTAGAAGTACAGCACCGTGATCGTGTGGCATTAGTAGGACGAAACGGTGCCGGCAAGTCCACGTTATTAAAAATAATTGCCGGACAAATGAGCTATGACTCTGGTGAAATTATTATTCCAAAAGATATCCAAGTCGGCTATTTAGAGCAGCATGCAGGCATTGACTCTGAACTTTCGATTTGGGACGAAATGATGACAATTTTCGTAAACCTGCAAAATCAGGAGAAAACGTTGCGTCAACTTGAACAGCAAATGGCCGATCCTGCAATATATGAAGATAGCGAACAGTATGCACGCATTATGGCGGAATATGATCAGTTGCAGCATGACTTTAAAGATGCAGGCGGTTACCAGTATGAAGCCGATACCCGCTCTGTTTTACATGGGATGCAATTTTTCCCTGAAGATTATCAAAAGCCGATTCGCTCTCTATCCGGCGGACAACGGACACGCCTAGCCCTCGCTAAGCTTCTTTTGTCAAAGCCTGATCTCCTTATTTTAGATGAGCCGACCAACCATCTGGATATTGAAACACTTTCCTGGCTGGAAGGCTATTTAAAAGGTTATGATGGCGCGATTTTAATTGTTTCGCATGACCGTTATTTCTTAGATCAGGTCGTGTCGATTGTTTACGAAGTGTCTCGTACAAAAGTGTCGAAGTATGTAGGGAACTATAGTGCCTATTTAGATGAAAAGGCGAAAAACTATGAACGTGATTTAAAAATGTTTGAGCGTCAGATGGATGAAAAGGCCAAACTCGAAACATTTATCCAAAAAAACCTTGCCCGAGCTTCAACTACAAAGATGGCCCAGTCGCGTCGTAAAGTGCTGGAGAAGACAAGTTGGATGGAATCTCCTGATGGCGATGAAAAGAGTGCCAACTTCGGCTTTACAATTGAGCGCCAAAGCGGAAATGACGTGCTGTCGGTGGATAATTTAACAATCGGTTTTACGGACAAGGCTATTTCCAAAAATATTGGGATGCGCGTCTTTAGAGAAGATCGTATTGCACTTGTCGGTCCAAACGGTGTGGGGAAATCTACCTTATTGAAAACAATCGTTCAAGATATCGAGGCACTGGCCGGGGATATCCGTTACGGTACGAATGTTCAAATCGGCTATTATGATCAGGAGCAGGCGAAGCTTCATTCAAATAAATCTGTACTTAGTGAGCTTTGGGATGAATGGCCATTACTGAATGAAAAGGATATCCGCAACATTTTAGGTCGCTTCCTATTTAGTGGAGATGATGTATCAAAAACAGTAAACTCCCTATCAGGTGGAGAAAAGGCGCGACTTGCACTTGCTAAATTAATGATGCAAAAATCAAATTTCCTAGTACTTGATGAGCCGACAAACCATTTAGACTTGGACAGTAAAGAAATACTGGAAAATGCCTTAATTGATTATCCCGGTACACTGCTATTCGTTTCGCATGACCGCTATTTTATCAATCGTATCGCTACTAAAGTCGTTGAACTCTCAGGCACAGGTTCTTTCGAATATTTAGGTGACTATGATTACTATGTGGAAAAGAAAGAGGAGCTTGAAGAATTAGCTGCAATGAAAGCCGCAGCAATTGAAAAAAATTCAGCTGAATCGACTGTTCAAACAAAGACCACATCGATGATTGATAAGGATGCGAAAAAAAGAGAACGTCAAATTCGTCGTGCAATTGAAGATATTGAAAAGCAAATGGGCGCTTTAGATGAGAAAATCGCCATCTTTGAAGAACAACTTTGTGATCCTGACATATATTCGGATCATGAAAAAACATTAACAATTCAATCTGAACTGAATGATGTTAAAGAACAGCATGAAGTATTTGAAATGGAATGGCTTGAACTAAACGAAGAGCTTGAACAGCTATAA
- the tsaE gene encoding tRNA (adenosine(37)-N6)-threonylcarbamoyltransferase complex ATPase subunit type 1 TsaE has product MIFEKDVNTLEETQALAMKLADLVEPQYTITLEGDLGAGKTTFTQSFAKGLGVKRTVNSPTFTIMKQYIGRIPLNHLDVYRLEDSDEDLGWEEIFYGDAVTVVEWAHLIQEDLPEERLAIEITRIDETKRKFVLKPIGEKYVRLCEELLK; this is encoded by the coding sequence ATGATATTTGAAAAAGATGTAAATACGCTGGAAGAAACGCAAGCGCTTGCGATGAAACTGGCAGACTTAGTCGAGCCACAGTATACGATTACCCTTGAAGGTGATTTAGGTGCTGGCAAAACGACATTTACACAGAGCTTTGCAAAAGGGCTTGGCGTAAAAAGAACGGTCAATAGTCCAACATTTACGATTATGAAGCAATATATAGGACGTATTCCGCTTAATCACCTGGATGTATATCGTCTGGAAGATAGCGATGAAGATTTAGGCTGGGAAGAAATTTTTTATGGAGATGCTGTAACAGTTGTGGAATGGGCACATCTTATACAGGAAGATTTACCTGAAGAGCGTTTAGCCATTGAAATTACACGCATCGATGAAACGAAACGCAAATTTGTATTGAAACCGATAGGCGAAAAGTATGTTCGTCTTTGTGAGGAGTTATTAAAATGA
- the rimI gene encoding ribosomal protein S18-alanine N-acetyltransferase has product MVQYRRMTIDDVKAVHKIELATFPTPWTLDSFYYEMTENQYAHYLVAEDENGEIIGFCGIWLVIDAAQITNVAVVQSVRGQGIGETLMREAMRVAKEANMDVMSLEVRVTNTVAQNLYRKLGFQDGGLRKGYYTDNQEDALVMWVNL; this is encoded by the coding sequence ATGGTACAGTATCGCAGAATGACAATAGATGATGTTAAGGCTGTTCATAAAATTGAGCTTGCAACATTTCCTACACCATGGACATTGGATTCGTTTTATTACGAAATGACCGAAAACCAATATGCCCATTATTTAGTGGCGGAAGACGAGAACGGCGAAATTATCGGTTTCTGTGGAATTTGGCTTGTTATTGATGCAGCACAGATTACAAACGTAGCGGTTGTACAATCTGTACGTGGTCAAGGCATTGGTGAGACACTTATGCGTGAAGCGATGCGAGTAGCAAAAGAAGCAAATATGGACGTCATGAGCTTAGAAGTACGTGTAACAAATACTGTTGCACAAAATTTATATCGCAAACTTGGTTTCCAAGATGGAGGACTTCGTAAAGGCTACTATACGGATAACCAGGAAGATGCGTTAGTAATGTGGGTGAATTTATAA
- the tsaB gene encoding tRNA (adenosine(37)-N6)-threonylcarbamoyltransferase complex dimerization subunit type 1 TsaB, with amino-acid sequence MIWLGIETANAPLSVAIVQDTKVIAEVVQNIKLTHSVGAMPAIEEVINRAGLTPAQIDAIAVSEGPGSYTGVRIGVTLAKTLAWSLQKPLVGVSSLKALAANARVANFAICSLIDARRQNVYAGVYESDTMEPIVEDYHDHIDGLLQKLQQLERPILFVGTDVDLYMEKIQQVLGDSAIRAPYTMNLPRASELIALAQQMPLPTVEAVHAFVPQYRRIAEAEANWIKEQKKEQL; translated from the coding sequence ATGATTTGGTTAGGAATAGAGACAGCAAATGCACCGCTTTCTGTCGCCATAGTACAAGATACTAAAGTAATTGCAGAAGTCGTGCAAAATATAAAATTGACACATTCAGTTGGTGCAATGCCGGCAATTGAAGAAGTTATAAACAGAGCAGGCTTAACACCGGCACAAATTGACGCGATTGCCGTTTCAGAAGGTCCCGGCTCTTATACAGGAGTCCGTATTGGTGTCACTCTTGCCAAAACTTTGGCCTGGTCATTGCAAAAGCCATTGGTTGGCGTATCAAGCTTGAAAGCACTGGCTGCAAATGCCCGTGTTGCAAACTTTGCAATTTGTTCATTAATCGATGCCCGTCGTCAAAATGTATATGCCGGTGTTTATGAATCAGATACTATGGAGCCGATTGTTGAAGATTATCATGATCATATCGACGGGTTATTACAGAAGCTTCAGCAATTAGAAAGACCAATATTGTTTGTCGGAACAGATGTCGATTTATACATGGAAAAAATTCAGCAAGTATTAGGTGATTCCGCTATCCGTGCGCCATATACAATGAATTTACCGCGTGCATCCGAACTAATTGCTTTAGCACAACAAATGCCATTACCGACAGTTGAGGCAGTCCATGCTTTTGTTCCCCAATATCGCCGTATTGCAGAAGCCGAAGCGAATTGGATAAAGGAACAGAAAAAGGAGCAACTTTAA